A single Fundidesulfovibrio soli DNA region contains:
- a CDS encoding DUF1566 domain-containing protein, with the protein MRIGYRLHGVTVDVYPRIPPSRFASAARQTLRAALTLLLLLGVLSGQARAFILPEANGVVFAFRDNGDGTVTDLNTGLTWQQTDDGNTRGWAAACTYCTQLRLNGHADWRAPSPLEMATIRSYSGSLIPMHYFPTSRIGGYWTNAASYVSGRENFSYYLNTSTNAIDDAVYNDAPFYIRCVRGPALTPQFSGYADSATGLTWNFVGVAYSYNSAVNAWINYYASQWRMPTPHELLTLRALHLSSYLGGGYWAGALRNGQPWSYVPTKGHLLYQNSNTSIYTDSVYAYLALVQGGPSCDYAISKTSQDADAASGDYSVFVISGGTGTCNWSAFSDSPWARVDAGATGTGSGQVLVHVDANASANPRTATFNIAGETYTLTQSGYVPATLTVAITPAAAATAGARWRMDGGAWQTGGTQFASVADGQHTIEFNQVGGWTTPQSQTFTASSGLALQLTGDYAAQLTVNIAPQAAVTAGAQWRVDGGSWQLPGAHVSGLGAGQHTLEFSAVPGWKAPAAQAFTFQAGQPQTLAGTYRKNVPNLGLLQLLLNN; encoded by the coding sequence CTCCGGGCCGCCCTGACCCTCCTGCTTCTGCTGGGCGTGCTGTCGGGCCAGGCGCGGGCTTTCATCCTCCCCGAAGCCAACGGCGTGGTCTTCGCCTTCCGCGACAACGGCGACGGCACCGTCACCGACCTCAACACCGGCCTCACCTGGCAGCAAACCGACGACGGCAATACGCGCGGCTGGGCGGCTGCCTGCACCTACTGCACGCAGCTGCGGCTGAACGGCCACGCGGACTGGCGCGCGCCCTCACCGCTGGAGATGGCCACCATCCGCAGCTATAGCGGCTCGCTCATCCCCATGCATTACTTCCCCACATCCAGGATCGGCGGCTATTGGACCAACGCCGCATCCTACGTGTCCGGGCGCGAGAACTTCTCCTATTACCTCAATACCTCCACCAACGCCATCGACGACGCGGTCTACAACGACGCCCCCTTCTACATCCGCTGCGTCCGAGGCCCGGCGCTCACCCCCCAGTTCTCGGGCTACGCCGACTCCGCCACGGGGCTCACCTGGAACTTTGTGGGTGTGGCGTATTCCTATAACAGCGCCGTCAACGCATGGATCAACTACTATGCGAGCCAGTGGCGCATGCCCACGCCGCATGAACTGTTGACGCTGCGCGCGCTGCACCTCTCCAGCTACCTGGGCGGCGGATATTGGGCGGGAGCCTTACGCAACGGCCAGCCCTGGTCCTACGTTCCCACCAAGGGGCACCTGCTGTACCAGAACTCCAACACCAGCATCTATACCGACAGCGTGTACGCCTACCTGGCCCTGGTGCAGGGCGGGCCGTCATGCGACTATGCGATCTCGAAGACCAGCCAGGACGCCGACGCGGCGAGCGGGGATTACAGCGTCTTCGTCATCAGCGGCGGGACCGGCACCTGCAACTGGTCCGCCTTCAGCGACAGCCCCTGGGCCAGGGTGGACGCAGGCGCGACGGGAACCGGCTCCGGCCAGGTGCTGGTCCACGTGGACGCCAACGCCTCGGCAAATCCGCGCACCGCCACGTTCAACATAGCCGGGGAGACCTATACGCTCACCCAGTCCGGCTATGTCCCGGCCACGCTCACCGTGGCCATCACCCCTGCAGCGGCCGCCACTGCCGGGGCGCGCTGGCGCATGGACGGCGGAGCCTGGCAAACGGGCGGGACGCAGTTCGCCAGCGTGGCCGACGGGCAGCACACCATCGAGTTCAACCAGGTGGGCGGCTGGACCACGCCCCAAAGCCAGACCTTCACGGCCTCCTCGGGCCTGGCGCTCCAGTTGACGGGCGACTACGCCGCACAATTGACGGTGAACATTGCGCCACAGGCAGCGGTGACGGCCGGAGCGCAGTGGAGGGTGGACGGGGGGAGCTGGCAGCTGCCCGGCGCGCACGTCTCAGGGCTGGGCGCGGGGCAGCACACGCTGGAATTCTCGGCCGTGCCCGGCTGGAAGGCGCCCGCGGCGCAGGCCTTCACCTTCCAGGCAGGCCAGCCGCAGACGCTTGCCGGAACATACAGAAAGAACGTCCCGAACCTGGGGCTGTTGCAGCTGCTGCTGAACAACTAG